GATCAGGTGCGAGGCGGCGAGCTCGATGCCGCCGAGTAGGCCGTTGCTGCCCTGGCGGATCTCCATGGTGACCGAAGCGCCGTTGGCGCCCACGGTCTCCTGCTGCACGTAGTGTGCGGGGCTCCAGAACTCCCGGCCCTGGTGTCCGACGTACGCGTGCAGCACCGCGTCGAAGTCCTCGGGTCGGTGCCCGGAGCGCTCCACCGCCTGCCGTCCCGCCACGGCCGCCATCACCGGGCCGGACTCGCCGGGCCCGGCCACCCGGACCGCGCGGATGCCGTTGGTCTCGGCGGCGGTCGCGTCGTAGACGCCGTCAGCGACCGCCTGCTCGGCGGTGTAGACCTCCTCCGGCAGGTGTACCCCGAGCCCGGCCAGATAGATGTTGTCCCAACGCACAGCGCCTCCTTGTGGTCGCACCATTTGCACCGAGCATGGCGGGCCCGGCTCGACCGGCCCTTGAGCGCGACTCAGCGCCGGCTGAAGACGACCTCGCGGGTGGGTTGATCAGCGCGGCCGGCCCCGGCCGGGCGGCCTCCGCGCCGTCCGGTGCGGCGCCGAGGACAGCGACCCGTACCGCGGCCGGCACGGCTGCGGTCGGGTCGTTCGCACTGTCGGGGCCGTGCGTTCCGGCAGGGGTACCGGGGTGGCCGACTCGCCCACACTGATCAGTCCTTGTGCGATCCAGCCGGCGACCCGCCGGATCACGATGCCCAGGGTGGGCCACAGGCGCGCCATGCCGTGAGGTTGCCTCAGCGCGGTCCAACGTCCCTGGAGCGCGGCTCGCCCAAGGGCCGCTCCAGGGACGTGCGCCACGGTGGAACCCCGAACCTGGTCACCGCAGGAGGCTCAGCACGAGCACGACCGCCCCCAGGGTGAAGAAAAGGGGGAAGTCCGGTGGCAGGATGCCGCCGAGGTGCCGGTGAAAGCGCAGGACCAGCATCAGGCCGAAGAAGCCCAAGGCGTACGCGGCACCCAGCACGGCGGCCGACGAATGCCACCACCCGAGGACCAGCAACGCCGCCGCGGCGGCGTCGAACGTCCCGAGGAGCAGGACCAGCCAGCGCTCCGGCCGGAAGCCGAAGTGCTTGGTCAGCGGATCGATGCCGGCCTCCATGCCGATGAACATGGCCAGCCCGTGCAGGACGAACTCCATGACGAGGATGGCTGAGCAGACAGTGGCGATGATCCGCACCTGTGGCCTCCTAGGCGGGTAGCGGGCCGGTCGGGCAATGAATAGATGAATCCCGATGTAGGCTGCCGTGCCCGGACTCCCCTTCGCGTGCCAGGCAAGATCAGGACGACTTAATTAGATCAGTGGCCCGGAAGAAAATCAATGCTCTTGACAAAGAGCAGTGCTCCCTAAATGATCGGTCTGTACACCGGCGCAGGACATATCTGTAGGTAAGGGCGAAAGGAAGCGCCATGAGCGAGCAAGTCCAGGTCGCGGCCGGGCGCGAGTCGGCGTTGCACCGCCGCCGCTGGCTGATCATGTCCGTGGTGTCAGTCGGTCAGTTGATGATCGCGCTCGACACCACGGTCGCCAGCGTGATGGGCCCGCAGTTGCAGAAGGATCTCGGGCTCTCCGCCACCGGCCTGCAATGGGTCTTCAACAACTACATCGTGCTGTTCGGCGGCCTGTTGCTGCTCGGTGGCCGGCTCAACGACGTGATCGGGCGCCGGCGCATGTTCATCGGCGGGCTGGTGCTCTTCGCGCTCGGCTCGCTGCTGGCCGCGATGGCGAACACCGACACGCAGATCATGGCCGCCCGGGCGGTCCAGGGCATCGCCGCGGCTGGTCTGTCCCCGGCCTGTCTGTCCATCCTGGTCGTCGCGTTCAAGGACCCGACCGAGCGCAGCAAGGCGTTCGGCGTCTGGGGCGCGGTCATCGGCGTCGGCGCCGGTCTCGGCACGCTGCTCGGTGGCGCCATCGTCGATGTCAACTGGCGGCTCGCGTTCTACATCAACCTGCCGATCGCCGCGGTGCTGCTGTTCGCCGCGTTCGCGCTCATTCCGGGCGGCGCCCCGGTCGGGCCGCGACCCAAGGCGGACGTGCTCGGTGGCCTGACCGGAACGCTCGGCCTCGGCGCGCTCGTCTTCGCCATCGTGAGCGTCAACGACCACGGGTGGACCGGCATGCGCACCCTGGTGTCGTTCGCGATCGCGGTGATCATGCTGCCGGCGTTCGTGGTGATCGAACAGCGGGCGGAAGCGCCGCTGCTGCCGCTGCGACTGTTCCGCCTGCGCGGGGTGGTCGCCGGCAGCCTCGGCGAGCTGTTCACCGCCGGCATCATGATCCCGTGCTTCATGCTGCTGCCGATCTACATGCAGAGCGTCCTCGGGTACACCCCGCTGGAGACCGGCCTGGCGTACCTGCCGACCACGCTCGCGATGATGATCGTCGCGGGGCCGCTGTCCAAGGCGATCCCGAAGATCGGCGCCCAGGTGCCGTACGTCATCGGCGCCGTCCTGCTGGCCGTCATGCTGGTCCTGCTGCTGAGGACACCGGTCGACGCGTCGTACTGGTCGGTGCTGTTCCCGATCACCACGCTGCTCGGTGTCGGCCTGGTGCTCTGCCTCATCCCGACCCCGACCGTCGGCACGTCCGAGGCGACCGAGGAGGACGCCGGCACGACGTCGGCCTTGCTCAACGTCTCCACCCAGGTCGGCGGCGCGCTCGGCCTGGCGGTCGCGGCCACCGTGCTCCAGCACCGCATCACCGAGTACGCCGCAGACGGCCGGGTCGGCGCGGACGCGCTCAACGACGCCCTCCAGGCGGGCATCGCGACCCTCTTCGTCTGGGTCGGGCTGAGCCTGCTCACCGGCATCATCGGCTTCCGTGGACTGCCGCCGCGGGTGCCAGCGGACACCGCGGCCGGCACGGACACCGACCGCCCCTCGGTCACGGTGGCCACCTGACCGGCGGCACGTGAACGACCAGGCCCGGCCGACGGCCGGGCCTGGTCGGCGTCTGCTCGGGCGGGGCGAGCAGCCCGGCGA
The window above is part of the Micromonospora sp. LH3U1 genome. Proteins encoded here:
- a CDS encoding MFS transporter — its product is MSEQVQVAAGRESALHRRRWLIMSVVSVGQLMIALDTTVASVMGPQLQKDLGLSATGLQWVFNNYIVLFGGLLLLGGRLNDVIGRRRMFIGGLVLFALGSLLAAMANTDTQIMAARAVQGIAAAGLSPACLSILVVAFKDPTERSKAFGVWGAVIGVGAGLGTLLGGAIVDVNWRLAFYINLPIAAVLLFAAFALIPGGAPVGPRPKADVLGGLTGTLGLGALVFAIVSVNDHGWTGMRTLVSFAIAVIMLPAFVVIEQRAEAPLLPLRLFRLRGVVAGSLGELFTAGIMIPCFMLLPIYMQSVLGYTPLETGLAYLPTTLAMMIVAGPLSKAIPKIGAQVPYVIGAVLLAVMLVLLLRTPVDASYWSVLFPITTLLGVGLVLCLIPTPTVGTSEATEEDAGTTSALLNVSTQVGGALGLAVAATVLQHRITEYAADGRVGADALNDALQAGIATLFVWVGLSLLTGIIGFRGLPPRVPADTAAGTDTDRPSVTVAT